In Verrucomicrobiota bacterium, the genomic window GTAGCGCGTCGACGACGACGCCTGTGGGCGCTCAGGGCAGTACATGAACGCGATGCGGCCGAGGGCGTGGCGGCGTCGCGCCGAGCGATAGGATCAACGCCTGCGCGAGGCATCCGGCGGTTCGTGGTCGTGTTGCCGAGGCAGGTGTAACAGAAGGTGAGAACGCTCCAGGCGAAAGTACCGAATGAGGGGTACGTCACGGTCCGGCGCAGGCCGGTCCGGGAATCCTGTCAGGATCTCTTCCGACAGAGTATGACGCACCGGCAAAGTGCCCGACTAGATTCCTCCTGGAGAATGCAACCAACAGAGCGCGGCTTGCGAATCGCAGGCCGCAAACGAGCCACCGGCTCACAAGCAAGGATCCAGGAGGACCCAAAAGCATGAACATCTTTGTAGGCAACCTGAGCTTCTCGACGGAAGAAGAAGCGCTGCGCCAGCTCTTCGAGCCGCACGGCGAGGTCACGTCCGTCAGCGTCATTAAGGACCGCGACACGGGCCGCTCGCGCGGCTTCGCGTTCGTCGAGATGCCCAACAGCGAGGAAGGCCGTTCGGCGATCTCGGCGGTTAACGGCGTCGATTTGGACGGCCGGTCGCTGAAGGCTGACGAGGCCCGTGACCGCGGCGACCGTGGCGGCGGCGGGCGTCCGTCTCG contains:
- a CDS encoding RNA-binding protein: MNIFVGNLSFSTEEEALRQLFEPHGEVTSVSVIKDRDTGRSRGFAFVEMPNSEEGRSAISAVNGVDLDGRSLKADEARDRGDRGGGGRPSRDRW